From a region of the Hippopotamus amphibius kiboko isolate mHipAmp2 chromosome 3, mHipAmp2.hap2, whole genome shotgun sequence genome:
- the LOC130849367 gene encoding olfactory receptor 8K3-like: MEKHNGTVLSEFILMGITECPELQAPLFGLFLIIYLISLVGNLGMVILTKVDSRLQTPMYFFLRHLAFTDLGYSTTVGPKMLVSFVVDQNSISYYLCATQLAFFIMFIVTEIFILAAMSYDRYVAICDPLFYTVIMSQRVCRVLVAIPYLYSTFLSLLVTVKIFNSSFCGYNIISHFYCDNFPLLSLLCLNTDEIEYMIMIFSAFNLIFTLVIVLVSYLLILVAILRMNSAAGRQKAFSTCGSHLTVVTLFYGALTFMYVKPKSSHSFDTDKVASLFYTLVIPMLNPLIYSLRNKDVKYALQRMWKKLCNMFS, translated from the coding sequence atggaaaaacacaatGGAACAGTGCTGAGTGAATTCATCCTCATGGGAATCACAGAATGCCCTGAACTGCAAGCTCCATTATTTGGGCTCTTCCTCATCATCTATCTGATCTCACTGGTGGGCAACTTGGGAATGGTCATCCTCACCAAGGTGGACTCCAGGCTACaaacacccatgtacttctttctcagACACCTGGCTTTTACTGATCTTGGTTATTCAACAACCGTGGGACCCAAAATGTTAGTAAGTTTTGTTGTGGATCAAAATTCAATCTCCTATTATTTGTGCGCCACACAGCTGGCTTTCTTCATCATGTTCATTgtcactgaaatttttattctggCGGCAatgtcctatgaccgctatgtggccatctgtgaCCCTCTGTTCTACACAGTCATCATGTCACAAAGAGTGTGCAGGGTACTGGTGGCAATCCCTTATCTCTATAGCACATTCCTGTCTCTTCTAGTCACTGTAAAGATTTTTAATTCATCCTTCTGTGGCTATAATATCATCAGCCATTTCTACTGTGACAATTTCCCCTTGTTATCTTTGCTTTGCTTGAACACAGATGAAATTGAATATATGATAATGATTTTCTCAgcttttaatttgattttcacCCTTGTGATAGTTCTTGTGTCTTACCTGCTCATCCTTGTAGCTATTCTCAGGATGAACTCTgctgcagggaggcagaaggCTTTTTCTACCTGTGGATCTCACCTGACAGTGGTCACACTGTTCTATGGGGCTTTGACATTTATGTATGTGAAGCCCAAGTCCAGTCATTCCTTTGACACAGATAAAGTGGCATCTCTATTTTATACCCTTGTTATCCCCATGTTAAATCCCTTGATCTATAGCTTGAGaaacaaagatgtaaaatatgcatTACAAAGGATGTGGAAGAAACTGTGCAATATGTTTTCTTAA